A genomic segment from Leptolyngbya boryana PCC 6306 encodes:
- a CDS encoding diflavin flavoprotein, whose protein sequence is MVQPRSRDVQVAEIAQNTRVLRSRTWDRLKFEVEYARQKGTTANSYLIQAEKSALIDPPGESFTDIFLKELHDHQYFQKLDYVILGHVNSNRIETIKRLLEIAPQITIVCSKPAVNTLKAAFPNQELNLYAVRGEEVLDLGKGHELQFAFTPTPRWVDGICTYDPATRILYTDKFFGAHVCDDPIFDENWKKLDDDRHYYFDCLHAAQSKQVEDAIDKLSRFRPKWYGVGHGPIVRYSQSRLKLEYLEWCEQQETQELSVALLYTSAYGNTATVAHAIAKGLTDTEINVESINCELADPAEITAAIEQCDGFVIGSPTLGGHAPTQMQTALGLVLSTASKTKIAGVFGSYGWSGEAIDLLESKLQDAGFAFGFDTIRVKFKPTEEDLQHCEKAGTEFAQALKKAKKARAPRQVVAEVQSDRTEQALGRVIGSLCVITANQGETPFGILTSWVSQATFTPPGVTIAVPKGRAEGVLDQAETPFVLNILREGRNVRRNFIKMTAPGEDRFAELSTETAANGCVVLLDALAYLECKIQNRMDCGDHWLLYATVENGKVLETTGMTAIQHRKSATAY, encoded by the coding sequence ATGGTTCAACCTCGATCGCGAGATGTCCAAGTTGCCGAAATTGCCCAAAATACGCGCGTCTTACGATCTCGCACTTGGGATCGTCTCAAGTTTGAAGTCGAATACGCGCGACAAAAAGGCACAACCGCGAATAGCTATCTCATTCAGGCTGAGAAAAGTGCCCTGATTGATCCGCCCGGAGAATCCTTCACCGATATTTTTCTGAAAGAACTCCACGATCATCAATACTTTCAAAAGCTGGATTACGTGATTCTCGGTCACGTGAACTCCAATCGGATTGAGACTATCAAGCGACTGCTGGAAATTGCGCCACAGATTACGATCGTGTGCTCTAAACCTGCGGTCAATACTCTGAAAGCGGCGTTTCCCAATCAAGAACTCAACCTCTACGCAGTTCGAGGGGAAGAAGTGCTCGATCTCGGAAAAGGGCATGAATTGCAGTTTGCATTTACACCCACTCCACGCTGGGTCGATGGAATCTGCACCTACGATCCAGCGACTCGAATTCTCTATACAGACAAGTTCTTTGGCGCTCACGTTTGCGATGATCCGATCTTCGATGAGAACTGGAAAAAACTCGATGACGATCGACATTACTACTTCGATTGTCTACATGCAGCTCAGTCCAAACAAGTTGAAGATGCGATCGACAAACTCTCCCGCTTTCGTCCCAAATGGTATGGAGTCGGTCATGGCCCGATTGTTCGCTACAGCCAAAGCCGCCTAAAACTTGAATATCTCGAATGGTGCGAGCAGCAAGAAACTCAAGAACTCTCTGTCGCCCTGCTTTACACTTCCGCCTATGGCAATACCGCAACGGTCGCTCACGCGATCGCGAAAGGCTTAACCGATACTGAAATCAACGTCGAATCGATCAATTGTGAACTCGCTGATCCAGCAGAGATTACAGCCGCGATCGAGCAATGTGATGGCTTTGTCATCGGCTCTCCAACCCTCGGCGGACATGCCCCCACTCAAATGCAAACTGCATTAGGTTTAGTCCTTTCTACTGCTTCTAAGACCAAGATTGCGGGCGTATTTGGGTCGTATGGTTGGAGTGGAGAAGCGATCGACTTACTCGAAAGCAAACTTCAAGATGCTGGATTTGCCTTTGGATTTGACACCATTCGCGTCAAGTTCAAGCCGACTGAGGAAGACTTACAGCACTGTGAAAAGGCAGGGACAGAATTCGCTCAGGCATTGAAGAAAGCGAAAAAAGCGCGTGCGCCTCGTCAAGTTGTTGCAGAAGTTCAAAGCGATCGTACTGAGCAAGCTTTAGGTCGTGTCATTGGGTCATTATGCGTCATTACCGCAAATCAGGGAGAAACGCCGTTTGGAATTCTCACTTCTTGGGTTTCGCAAGCGACTTTTACACCACCTGGTGTGACGATCGCGGTTCCGAAAGGTCGGGCTGAGGGTGTGCTCGATCAAGCTGAAACGCCGTTTGTTCTGAACATTCTGAGAGAAGGTCGAAATGTCAGACGGAATTTCATCAAGATGACTGCCCCCGGAGAAGATCGCTTTGCTGAATTAAGTACGGAAACTGCGGCAAACGGCTGTGTCGTGTTACTCGATGCACTCGCCTATCTAGAGTGCAAGATCCAAAACCGAATGGACTGCGGCGATCATTGGTTACTGTACGCGACTGTCGAGAATGGCAAAGTCCTCGAAACGACGGGAATGACTGCGATTCAGCATCGTAAGTCTGCGACTGCCTATTAA
- a CDS encoding glycosyltransferase family 2 protein, producing MPKISICIPTYNRAHLLPDAIDSVFAQTIADWELIICDDGSKDATPEVLSRYHDPRIRYIRHSRNVGKSNNMRSGFEIATGTYFIKFDDDDRLTPEFLEKTSEILDRNSTIDFVGTDHWIIDSKGQRDHAFSDQNSHKWGRTELSEGIPDNLLATVFVKQSFQIGATLFRTQALHEVDYMRPNIQNCEDNDLFVRLALEGKQGYYLPQRLMEYRVHAEQQGIDRAIPYLKDKLTYLNNFEFPDSGLEKIRRSRLAETQLLLGLRLIEVGETATGRNLVRSGKFASISKAYTGLALSLLPKSLRQTAFQGLRKLKP from the coding sequence ATGCCCAAAATTAGCATCTGTATTCCCACCTATAATCGCGCCCACCTTTTGCCGGATGCGATCGACAGTGTTTTTGCACAAACGATTGCCGATTGGGAGTTGATCATCTGTGACGATGGCTCAAAAGATGCCACGCCAGAAGTGTTATCGCGCTATCACGACCCCCGAATTCGATACATCCGGCATTCTCGCAATGTTGGCAAAAGTAACAACATGCGATCGGGCTTTGAAATCGCAACCGGAACGTATTTTATTAAATTCGACGATGACGATCGCTTAACGCCTGAGTTCTTAGAGAAAACAAGTGAAATTCTCGATCGCAATTCAACGATCGATTTTGTCGGAACTGACCATTGGATCATCGATTCCAAAGGGCAGAGAGACCATGCTTTTAGCGATCAGAACTCTCACAAATGGGGCAGAACAGAACTATCCGAAGGCATTCCCGATAACCTACTCGCAACAGTCTTCGTCAAACAAAGTTTTCAAATTGGGGCAACGCTGTTTAGAACACAAGCATTGCATGAGGTAGACTACATGCGCCCCAACATTCAAAACTGCGAAGATAATGATTTGTTCGTCAGATTAGCCTTAGAGGGAAAGCAAGGATACTACTTACCTCAACGCCTCATGGAATACCGTGTTCATGCGGAACAGCAAGGCATCGATCGCGCCATTCCTTATCTCAAAGACAAGCTTACCTATCTCAACAATTTTGAATTCCCTGATTCAGGTTTAGAGAAAATTCGGCGATCGCGGCTCGCTGAAACTCAATTGCTGCTTGGATTGCGTCTGATCGAAGTCGGCGAAACCGCAACCGGACGAAACTTAGTGCGATCGGGCAAGTTCGCTTCAATTTCTAAAGCCTATACGGGTTTAGCCCTATCGCTCTTGCCCAAATCGCTGCGACAAACTGCCTTCCAAGGACTGCGCAAACTTAAGCCCTAA
- a CDS encoding DUF3143 domain-containing protein → MALPSADTPLYNHPLPAIEEWLSDMGCEQDSQELHCWTIERPKWQAELMLDVDQLSVRYLNIEGRDIQRSFKYSLSRQDVEDAVFGGP, encoded by the coding sequence ATGGCTTTACCTTCTGCCGACACTCCGCTTTACAATCATCCGCTGCCTGCGATCGAAGAATGGCTGTCTGATATGGGCTGCGAACAAGATAGCCAGGAACTTCACTGCTGGACGATCGAACGCCCAAAATGGCAGGCTGAACTGATGTTAGATGTCGATCAACTGAGCGTGCGATATCTCAACATTGAGGGGCGTGATATTCAGCGATCGTTCAAATATTCGCTCAGTCGTCAAGATGTTGAGGATGCGGTATTTGGTGGTCCTTAG
- a CDS encoding J domain-containing protein: protein MAEEKRSDSGNEPNHYALLGLHPSTSVREIRQAYRELSKLYHPDTTELPTAIATRKFQRLNEAYATLSNPERRTAYDRAIGYSRVVVVRPLPSLHKPNQPEPKSSAYLDATDRPLSPGELFALFILGVTFVGCLILAIMIGITRGDQAFQPLTAQHFTVKEIVEEVQPVQETPAQELLPSPETASENSALNSALTTEIEQKTEPSNPPVS, encoded by the coding sequence GTGGCAGAGGAAAAACGATCTGATTCAGGAAACGAGCCAAATCATTATGCGTTGTTAGGGCTGCATCCTTCGACTTCGGTGCGGGAGATTCGTCAGGCGTATCGGGAACTGAGTAAGCTTTATCATCCGGATACGACGGAACTGCCGACCGCGATCGCAACGAGGAAGTTTCAGCGCTTAAATGAAGCATACGCGACCTTGAGCAATCCGGAGCGTCGTACAGCATACGATCGCGCAATTGGATATTCGCGGGTAGTTGTGGTGCGCCCGTTGCCGAGCCTGCACAAACCGAATCAGCCTGAACCAAAGTCTTCAGCGTATTTGGATGCAACGGATCGACCTTTATCTCCGGGCGAATTGTTTGCGCTATTCATCCTGGGTGTAACGTTTGTTGGATGTTTGATTTTGGCGATTATGATCGGCATTACTCGCGGTGATCAAGCATTTCAGCCACTCACGGCTCAACATTTCACAGTGAAAGAAATTGTAGAAGAAGTGCAGCCAGTTCAAGAGACACCTGCACAAGAACTTCTACCGTCGCCGGAGACTGCATCTGAAAATTCTGCATTGAACTCTGCATTGACCACAGAGATTGAGCAAAAGACTGAGCCATCCAATCCGCCAGTGTCTTAG
- a CDS encoding Crp/Fnr family transcriptional regulator — MIQSFAPPQIELPDSRRLLEQLYRERTLQPFRSGQRIPLRPDQIWVTCRGVVVINTLHPTGDEALLSIVTPSMPFGLPLTWITPYQAIALTDVDLLPLTIAEVERSPALCQGLFRHLSRRLQQSEAFLALSGCRRVEERLKQLLILLQHEIGQPTQRGTRFTIRLTHQQLANAIGTTRVTVTRLLGQLKQAGWLSIDTKRHIILHQ, encoded by the coding sequence ATGATTCAATCGTTCGCACCACCACAGATTGAGCTACCCGATTCAAGACGACTTTTAGAACAACTTTACCGAGAACGAACCCTTCAACCCTTCCGAAGCGGTCAGAGAATTCCATTGCGCCCTGATCAGATTTGGGTGACTTGTCGCGGTGTGGTCGTGATCAACACCTTGCATCCGACAGGCGATGAAGCACTCCTCAGTATCGTGACTCCTTCGATGCCCTTTGGATTACCGCTGACCTGGATTACACCCTATCAAGCGATCGCATTAACCGATGTCGATCTGCTGCCCTTGACGATCGCAGAAGTCGAACGCTCTCCTGCACTCTGTCAAGGACTGTTTCGCCATCTCAGCCGCCGACTTCAACAATCAGAAGCTTTTTTGGCGCTATCGGGCTGCCGTCGCGTTGAAGAACGCCTGAAACAGTTACTGATTCTGCTCCAGCATGAAATCGGGCAGCCGACTCAACGCGGCACCCGATTCACAATTCGCCTGACGCATCAGCAATTAGCCAACGCGATCGGCACAACTCGTGTGACCGTTACTCGATTACTCGGTCAATTGAAACAAGCTGGCTGGCTCTCGATCGACACCAAGCGCCACATCATTTTGCATCAATAG
- a CDS encoding septal ring lytic transglycosylase RlpA family protein, with protein sequence MWVASWFSGIPSFGTKLLETPKFLTHVLCNSRACHSTVLPSSSLQPLVLGTSPTSSATSSVSLDRSETSTSQTWLSTVETLVFNSEIAPNLNTIHPVTQFIDAMQSVFDQLPVVADSKQMDRAIAIVEVGYDGALLGENPPILPKLGFWQCPTWQIGSSDSIGGYQIWLKGCQIATVRDRSTAELFRKELRRMMTTPNFDASKVRAAMELGQPRLKFGDRSLLTITDQIAAQTGRPAEMIAIEWANNLRIALGQPSLALADAQAQMYGLEPTQQFIDGMASWYGPYFHGRQTANGEIFDQNDLTAAHPTLPLGTFLKVTNQLNGKSIVVRVNDRGPYFDNRVLDLSKRAAAIINGEERGVVPIEAVVMQSAVVARTPINKPPQQVARLVTGY encoded by the coding sequence ATGTGGGTCGCTTCATGGTTTAGTGGAATCCCGAGTTTTGGGACGAAGCTACTAGAAACGCCCAAATTTCTCACCCATGTTCTGTGTAACAGCCGCGCGTGCCATTCTACCGTGCTACCTTCTTCTTCGCTTCAACCGCTGGTACTCGGAACATCCCCTACTTCTTCTGCTACTTCTTCTGTCTCGCTCGATCGCTCAGAAACTTCCACTTCCCAAACCTGGTTGAGCACAGTCGAGACACTCGTCTTTAATTCAGAAATTGCTCCAAATCTCAATACGATTCATCCGGTAACGCAGTTTATCGATGCAATGCAGTCTGTGTTTGATCAGTTGCCAGTCGTGGCTGACTCGAAACAGATGGACAGAGCGATTGCGATCGTTGAAGTGGGCTATGACGGAGCGCTGCTCGGCGAAAATCCTCCTATTCTCCCGAAACTGGGATTTTGGCAATGTCCAACCTGGCAAATTGGCTCGTCTGATTCGATTGGAGGCTATCAAATCTGGCTCAAGGGCTGCCAAATTGCAACGGTTCGCGATCGTTCGACCGCAGAACTGTTTAGAAAAGAGTTACGTCGAATGATGACGACTCCGAATTTCGATGCTTCAAAGGTGCGGGCTGCAATGGAATTGGGTCAGCCAAGGTTGAAGTTCGGCGATCGCAGCCTCTTGACGATTACGGATCAGATTGCTGCCCAAACTGGTCGTCCAGCGGAAATGATCGCGATCGAATGGGCAAACAATCTCCGCATCGCACTGGGGCAACCTAGCTTGGCTTTAGCAGATGCCCAAGCCCAGATGTATGGATTAGAGCCAACCCAGCAGTTTATCGATGGCATGGCATCCTGGTATGGACCCTATTTTCACGGTCGCCAGACGGCAAATGGGGAAATTTTCGATCAAAACGATCTGACGGCGGCACATCCGACCTTGCCTTTGGGGACATTTCTCAAAGTGACGAATCAACTCAACGGCAAGAGCATTGTCGTGCGGGTCAACGATCGCGGTCCGTATTTTGACAATCGCGTTCTCGATTTGTCGAAGCGCGCTGCTGCCATCATCAATGGCGAAGAGCGGGGCGTTGTCCCGATCGAAGCGGTAGTCATGCAGTCGGCGGTCGTCGCTCGGACTCCCATCAACAAACCCCCGCAGCAGGTGGCGCGCTTGGTGACAGGCTATTGA
- a CDS encoding PhzF family phenazine biosynthesis protein, which translates to MPLPFYIVDVFAEHKFAGNQLAVFRASTQLTTEEMQAIAKEMNYSETTFILSESPQSEGYNVRIFTPEQELPFAGHPTLGTAFVLQQMIIQDSVSIVRLNLQVGQIPVTIEYADQSIDMLWMQQNQPTFGMGLDRAEVASILGLSLDQIDDRFAIETVSTGVPFLIVPLKTQDALQQAKVNKDLFFQRIKTMDAKAILVFCPEPLNAANQLSVRVFADGLGIPEDPATGSANGCLAAYLVQHAYFGQTEIDIRVEQGYMIGRPSVLFLRASQENQTFDISVGGKTILVAKGEFV; encoded by the coding sequence ATGCCATTACCGTTCTATATCGTAGATGTATTTGCTGAACACAAATTTGCAGGCAATCAACTTGCTGTTTTTCGAGCTAGTACCCAACTCACTACCGAGGAAATGCAGGCGATTGCAAAGGAAATGAACTATTCTGAAACGACCTTTATTCTGTCTGAAAGTCCGCAATCAGAAGGCTATAACGTGAGGATTTTTACACCAGAGCAGGAGTTGCCATTTGCGGGGCATCCCACGCTTGGCACTGCGTTCGTTTTGCAACAGATGATTATCCAAGATTCAGTATCAATCGTGAGATTAAATTTGCAAGTTGGGCAGATTCCAGTGACGATCGAGTATGCCGATCAGTCCATTGACATGCTTTGGATGCAGCAGAATCAACCTACGTTTGGTATGGGTCTAGATCGTGCTGAAGTTGCATCTATCCTAGGACTGAGTTTAGATCAAATTGACGATCGGTTTGCGATCGAAACCGTCTCGACTGGCGTTCCATTCTTGATCGTGCCGCTGAAAACTCAAGACGCTTTGCAACAGGCGAAAGTGAACAAAGATTTATTTTTCCAACGCATCAAGACGATGGACGCGAAAGCAATCCTTGTATTTTGCCCTGAGCCACTCAATGCAGCCAATCAACTGAGCGTACGCGTCTTTGCCGATGGGTTAGGCATTCCTGAAGATCCGGCAACAGGCAGTGCGAATGGATGCCTTGCCGCATATTTAGTCCAACATGCCTACTTTGGGCAAACGGAGATTGATATTCGAGTCGAACAAGGGTATATGATCGGACGACCTTCAGTGTTGTTCTTACGAGCTAGCCAGGAAAATCAGACCTTTGATATTTCTGTGGGCGGCAAAACAATTTTGGTCGCAAAAGGTGAATTTGTTTAA
- the crcB gene encoding fluoride efflux transporter CrcB — translation MNVSSAIAISLGAIPGALSRYYLTLWFGRVFGVQFPYGTFFINITGAMLMGFFVAYFLDRGIGTPELRLFFAVGFLGSYTTFSTYALETSVLVKSGNHSLALLYWLGSAAIGYLGLEFGSFLARRLS, via the coding sequence GTGAACGTTTCTTCTGCGATCGCTATTAGTCTGGGTGCAATTCCAGGTGCGCTCAGCCGTTACTATCTCACCTTATGGTTTGGGCGGGTGTTTGGGGTGCAATTTCCCTATGGAACCTTTTTCATCAACATTACTGGGGCAATGCTGATGGGATTTTTTGTGGCGTATTTTCTCGATCGTGGCATCGGTACACCAGAGCTAAGGCTATTTTTTGCGGTCGGATTTCTCGGCTCTTACACGACATTTTCGACTTACGCACTCGAAACCTCAGTGCTGGTCAAATCTGGCAATCATAGCCTTGCTTTACTGTACTGGCTAGGAAGCGCCGCAATTGGCTATCTCGGGTTAGAGTTCGGCAGCTTCCTGGCACGTAGACTAAGCTAA
- a CDS encoding ferritin-like domain-containing protein — MMKDLDLDKTTYLLNSIMEAELAGVVRYTHYALMVTGPNRIPIVQFLKAQASESLLHAQQVGEILTGLEGHPSLRIATIEETDKHSVYDILLESLNHETNALNLYKQLLDVVEDASIYLEEFTRGMIGQEELHGMELKKMLRDFHPNLA; from the coding sequence ATGATGAAAGATCTTGATCTCGACAAAACAACTTACTTACTCAATTCCATTATGGAAGCAGAATTGGCGGGAGTTGTTCGGTATACGCACTATGCTCTCATGGTGACAGGACCCAATCGGATTCCGATCGTGCAATTTCTAAAAGCCCAAGCGAGTGAATCCCTGCTACATGCTCAGCAAGTTGGGGAGATTCTGACGGGATTAGAGGGACATCCGAGTTTGCGAATTGCCACGATCGAAGAAACCGATAAGCACTCGGTCTATGATATTTTGCTGGAAAGTTTGAACCATGAAACGAATGCCTTGAATCTATACAAACAACTGCTGGATGTTGTTGAGGATGCCAGCATTTATTTAGAAGAATTTACACGCGGAATGATTGGACAGGAAGAATTGCACGGCATGGAATTGAAGAAGATGCTGCGCGATTTTCATCCGAATTTAGCTTAG
- a CDS encoding oligosaccharide flippase family protein, with protein sequence MTNSLKKVALRGAFWTIAGYGSQQILRLGSNLILTRLLVPEYFGLMALVNTIRIGIELFSDYGITQSIISNKRGDDPLFLDTAWSLKVIRGFQIWAISILLAYPIAQLYQAQDPQGQLLFLLPITGFTAVLEGAASTAVLTWERHIEIKKIMLYDMSITIVTLLILVLLCWWHPSVWSLAIGGVASSAINMVASHFVNRKHHNRFRFDKEILKEIQNFGKWIAVASSMMFLADQADRFILAKLLSFERLGVYTIAYTLASIPRSVIQELSVKVIFPTISKQLDLSRLQLRAKIVKQRWLLLVGTAVFLAGLTVCSDWFIMLLYQGRNKHWEQYQDATWMMPILCSGIWFSILFYTTSPTLVAINKPMYSAQSNFARLSIVGLGMPLAFSQFGELGAIVVVAMSDFPLYVVNLYGLKQEKLSCTTQDVYCTAFFVTTLSLLLLLRYSLGLGVPIHVLLQGS encoded by the coding sequence ATGACCAACTCACTCAAGAAAGTGGCGCTCAGGGGAGCATTCTGGACAATTGCGGGTTACGGTAGTCAACAAATTCTCAGGCTAGGCAGCAATCTGATTCTGACGCGCTTATTGGTGCCAGAGTATTTTGGTCTTATGGCTCTGGTCAACACGATCAGAATCGGAATCGAGCTATTTTCCGACTATGGGATTACGCAGAGCATTATTAGCAATAAGCGCGGTGATGACCCCCTGTTTCTTGATACTGCTTGGTCATTGAAAGTGATTCGCGGCTTTCAAATTTGGGCGATTAGTATTTTGCTCGCCTACCCAATCGCTCAACTTTATCAAGCCCAAGATCCGCAGGGGCAACTCCTGTTTCTGTTGCCCATTACCGGCTTTACAGCGGTCTTAGAGGGGGCAGCTTCGACCGCGGTGCTGACTTGGGAGCGCCATATCGAAATCAAGAAGATCATGCTCTATGACATGAGCATTACTATCGTGACGCTTCTGATTTTGGTCTTGCTGTGTTGGTGGCATCCGTCTGTCTGGTCATTGGCAATCGGAGGTGTTGCTAGCTCGGCAATTAACATGGTGGCGAGCCATTTCGTCAATCGTAAACATCACAATCGCTTTCGGTTTGATAAAGAGATTCTCAAAGAAATTCAGAATTTTGGAAAATGGATTGCGGTGGCATCGTCGATGATGTTTTTAGCGGATCAAGCCGATCGCTTTATTTTGGCAAAGCTCCTCTCGTTTGAGAGGTTGGGGGTATATACGATCGCTTACACGTTAGCGAGTATTCCGCGGAGTGTGATTCAAGAATTGAGTGTAAAGGTGATCTTTCCCACCATCTCGAAGCAGTTGGATTTGTCGCGATTGCAGCTTCGCGCCAAAATTGTGAAACAAAGATGGTTACTTTTGGTGGGTACAGCAGTCTTTCTAGCCGGATTGACGGTGTGCAGCGATTGGTTCATTATGCTGCTGTATCAAGGGCGAAATAAGCATTGGGAGCAATACCAGGATGCAACTTGGATGATGCCAATTCTGTGTTCTGGAATTTGGTTTTCGATTCTGTTCTATACGACTAGCCCGACTTTAGTGGCAATTAACAAGCCGATGTATTCGGCGCAAAGTAATTTTGCTCGACTGAGCATCGTGGGCTTAGGGATGCCGTTAGCATTTTCTCAATTTGGTGAACTCGGTGCGATCGTGGTTGTGGCGATGAGTGATTTTCCGTTGTATGTGGTGAATCTTTACGGGTTGAAGCAAGAAAAGCTATCGTGTACGACGCAGGATGTTTATTGTACGGCTTTCTTTGTAACGACGCTTTCTCTCTTGCTTTTGCTGCGATACTCATTGGGTTTAGGTGTCCCAATTCATGTGCTTTTGCAAGGGTCTTAA